One Undibacter mobilis genomic region harbors:
- the secA gene encoding preprotein translocase subunit SecA — translation MLGAVARKLFGSANERRIRSYQPRVKAINALEPEVAALSDEALKARTADFKKQLAEGKTLDDILEPAFATVREAAKRVLGQRHFDVQLIGGMILHEGKIAEMKTGEGKTLVATAPVYLNALAGRGVHVVTVNDYLAKRDAEWMGKVYGFLGLSTGIIVHGLDDAERKAAYECDVTYATNNELGFDYLRDNMKYRPEDMVQRDHVFAIVDEVDSILVDEARTPLIISGPLDDRSEFYNTIDSYIPALDKSDYEVDEKQRTVTLTEAGMEKLEQRLRTAGELKGESLYDVENVSVVHHVNQALRAHKLFQRDKDYIVRNGEVVIIDEFTGRMMPGRRYSEGLHQALEAKEHVAIQPENQTLASITFQNYFRMYDKLAGMTGTALTEADEFMDIYGLEVLEVPTNKPLARIDDHDEVYRSQVEKYRAIITLIEDCKKRGQPVLVGTTSIEKSEQLADMLREAGWEAHDFSDPNAFAALYSGDDGATKKKVFAILNARYHEQEAFIVSQAGVPGAVTIATNMAGRGTDIQLGGNADMRIRQEIADLDGDERDKSPQAAQIREQVSRLKDKALAAGGLFVLGTERHESRRIDNQLRGRSGRQGDPGHSKFFLSLEDDLMRIFGSDRLEGMLTKLGLKENEAIVHPWINKALEKAQQKVEARNFDIRKNLLKYDDVMNDQRKVIFEQRLDLMRDEHVEDTVGDMRHQVIDDLVGKHIPENAYPEQWDVDGLHEAVNHVLTLDLPVRDWAKEEGIADEEVKERIKRAADEWMAAKVAKWGPDVMRYVEKSVLLQSLDHLWREHLVMLEHLRQVVGLRGYAQRDPLNEYKAEGFALFEGMVASLREAVTAQLMRVEIVPPSAEESQLPYMEAHHVDPTTGEDELASQSLSATATLASGNTAVVEAAARDPKNPATWGKVGRNELCPCGSGKKYKHCHGQYA, via the coding sequence ATGTTAGGCGCCGTTGCCCGCAAGCTGTTCGGCTCAGCCAATGAAAGGCGGATCCGCAGCTATCAGCCGCGGGTCAAGGCCATCAACGCGCTGGAGCCGGAAGTCGCCGCGTTGTCGGACGAAGCGCTGAAGGCCCGCACCGCCGACTTCAAGAAACAGCTCGCCGAAGGCAAGACGCTCGACGACATTCTGGAGCCCGCCTTTGCCACCGTGCGCGAGGCGGCCAAGCGCGTGCTCGGCCAGCGCCATTTCGACGTCCAGTTGATCGGCGGCATGATCCTGCACGAAGGCAAGATCGCCGAGATGAAAACCGGCGAAGGCAAGACCCTGGTCGCGACGGCGCCGGTCTATCTCAACGCGCTTGCCGGGCGTGGCGTCCACGTCGTCACCGTGAACGACTATCTCGCCAAGCGCGACGCCGAATGGATGGGCAAGGTCTACGGCTTCCTCGGCCTCAGCACCGGCATCATCGTTCACGGCCTCGACGATGCCGAGCGCAAGGCGGCTTACGAATGCGACGTCACCTACGCGACCAATAACGAGCTCGGCTTCGACTATCTGCGCGACAACATGAAGTATCGTCCCGAGGACATGGTGCAGCGCGACCACGTCTTCGCCATCGTCGACGAAGTCGACTCCATCCTGGTTGACGAAGCCCGTACGCCGCTCATCATCTCCGGCCCGCTCGACGACCGTTCCGAATTCTACAACACCATCGACAGCTACATTCCGGCGCTCGACAAGTCCGATTACGAAGTCGACGAGAAGCAGCGCACTGTGACGCTGACGGAAGCCGGCATGGAAAAGCTCGAGCAGCGTCTGCGCACGGCCGGCGAGCTCAAGGGCGAGTCTCTCTACGACGTCGAGAACGTCTCCGTCGTGCATCACGTCAATCAGGCGCTGCGCGCCCACAAGCTGTTCCAGCGCGACAAGGACTACATCGTCCGCAACGGTGAAGTCGTCATCATCGACGAATTCACCGGCCGCATGATGCCGGGACGCCGTTATTCGGAAGGCCTGCATCAGGCGCTCGAAGCCAAGGAACACGTCGCGATCCAGCCGGAGAACCAGACGCTGGCCTCGATCACGTTCCAGAACTACTTCCGAATGTACGACAAGCTTGCCGGCATGACCGGTACGGCGCTCACGGAAGCCGACGAGTTCATGGACATTTACGGCCTTGAAGTGCTCGAAGTGCCGACCAACAAGCCGCTGGCGCGCATCGACGACCATGACGAAGTCTATCGCTCGCAGGTCGAGAAATACCGCGCCATCATCACCTTGATCGAAGACTGCAAGAAACGCGGCCAGCCGGTGCTGGTCGGCACGACGTCGATCGAGAAGTCCGAGCAGCTCGCCGACATGCTGCGCGAGGCCGGTTGGGAAGCGCACGACTTCTCCGATCCGAATGCCTTTGCCGCGCTCTATTCCGGTGACGACGGCGCGACCAAGAAAAAGGTCTTCGCCATCCTCAATGCCCGCTATCACGAGCAGGAAGCCTTCATCGTCAGCCAGGCGGGCGTGCCGGGCGCGGTGACCATTGCCACCAACATGGCCGGTCGCGGCACCGATATTCAGCTCGGCGGCAATGCCGACATGCGCATCCGCCAGGAAATCGCCGATCTCGATGGCGACGAGCGTGACAAGAGCCCGCAGGCCGCGCAGATCCGCGAGCAGGTGAGCCGGCTCAAGGACAAGGCGCTGGCCGCCGGCGGACTGTTCGTGCTCGGGACCGAACGCCACGAGAGCCGCCGCATCGACAATCAGCTGCGCGGCCGTTCCGGCCGTCAGGGCGACCCGGGTCACTCCAAGTTCTTCCTGTCGCTCGAAGACGACCTGATGCGCATCTTCGGCTCGGATCGTCTCGAGGGCATGCTGACCAAGCTCGGCCTCAAGGAGAACGAGGCCATTGTGCACCCGTGGATCAACAAGGCGCTGGAGAAGGCGCAGCAGAAGGTCGAGGCGCGCAACTTCGACATCCGCAAGAACTTGTTGAAGTACGACGACGTGATGAACGACCAGCGCAAGGTGATCTTCGAGCAGCGGCTCGATCTCATGCGCGACGAACACGTCGAGGACACGGTTGGCGACATGCGTCATCAGGTCATCGACGACCTGGTCGGCAAGCACATTCCTGAAAACGCCTATCCCGAGCAGTGGGACGTCGACGGCCTGCATGAGGCCGTGAATCACGTCCTCACACTCGATCTGCCGGTCAGGGACTGGGCCAAGGAAGAAGGCATCGCCGACGAAGAGGTCAAGGAACGCATCAAGCGCGCCGCCGATGAGTGGATGGCGGCCAAGGTCGCCAAGTGGGGCCCCGACGTGATGCGTTACGTCGAGAAGTCGGTCCTGCTGCAGTCGCTCGATCACCTGTGGCGCGAGCACCTCGTCATGCTCGAGCACCTGCGTCAGGTCGTCGGCCTGCGTGGTTACGCGCAGCGCGATCCGCTCAACGAGTACAAGGCGGAAGGCTTTGCGCTGTTCGAGGGCATGGTGGCGAGTTTGCGCGAAGCGGTGACGGCGCAGCTGATGCGCGTCGAAATCGTGCCGCCGTCGGCCGAGGAATCGCAGCTTCCCTATATGGAAGCGCACCACGTCGATCCGACGACCGGCGAAGACGAGCTGGCGTCCCAGTCGCTGTCAGCGACCGCGACTCTGGCTTCGGGAAATACCGCCGTCGTTGAAGCCGCGGCCCGCGATCCGAAAAATCCGGCCACCTGGGGCAAGGTCGGCCGCAACGAGTTATGCCCGTGCGGCTCCGGCAAGAAGTACAAGCACTGTCACGGTCAGTACGCGTAA
- a CDS encoding peptidylprolyl isomerase gives MTIPTLAGVPAFAPTVPRFARLFVGALALTLATTAPLAAQDKDPVVATVNGTAIRQSDLAAAEEEAGQLPPMSENAKKDYLVQFLADAILITKAAEDKKLADDAAFKRKLEFARQKLLMESLLSQVAKDASTDAAMRAVYDDAVTKIPAEEEVKAAHILIRAAAGDEKASKAAEDKIKAVIARLNKGEDFAKVAGEVTEDPSGKANGGDLGYFTKEQMVPEFATVAFSLDKGKISAPVKTQFGWHVIKVEDKRTKPKPSFEDVKPQVEQFVARKAQAEFVTKLRADAKIEKNYKVEEPKADAPAAPAAPKQ, from the coding sequence ATGACCATCCCGACCCTCGCCGGCGTGCCGGCCTTCGCTCCGACTGTGCCGCGCTTTGCCCGCCTGTTCGTTGGTGCGCTGGCCCTGACGCTCGCGACGACCGCGCCGCTCGCCGCTCAGGACAAGGACCCCGTCGTGGCGACAGTCAACGGCACCGCGATCCGTCAGAGCGATCTGGCTGCCGCCGAAGAGGAAGCCGGTCAGTTGCCGCCGATGTCGGAAAACGCCAAGAAGGATTATCTCGTCCAGTTCCTGGCCGACGCCATCCTGATTACCAAGGCCGCCGAGGACAAGAAGCTCGCCGACGACGCGGCCTTCAAGCGCAAGCTGGAATTCGCCCGCCAGAAGCTCCTGATGGAGTCGCTGCTGAGCCAGGTCGCCAAGGACGCCTCCACCGACGCCGCCATGCGCGCGGTTTATGACGACGCCGTCACCAAGATTCCGGCCGAGGAAGAGGTCAAGGCCGCTCACATCCTGATCCGCGCCGCCGCCGGCGACGAGAAGGCCAGCAAGGCCGCCGAAGACAAGATCAAGGCGGTGATCGCGCGCCTCAACAAGGGCGAGGATTTCGCCAAGGTCGCGGGCGAAGTTACCGAGGACCCGTCGGGCAAGGCCAATGGTGGCGATCTCGGCTACTTCACCAAGGAGCAGATGGTGCCGGAATTCGCCACCGTCGCCTTCTCGCTCGACAAGGGCAAGATTTCCGCGCCGGTGAAGACCCAGTTTGGCTGGCATGTCATCAAGGTTGAGGACAAGCGCACCAAGCCGAAGCCGAGCTTCGAGGACGTCAAGCCGCAGGTCGAGCAGTTCGTCGCCCGCAAGGCGCAGGCCGAGTTCGTCACCAAGCTGCGCGCCGACGCCAAGATCGAAAAGAACTACAAGGTCGAGGAGCCGAAGGCGGATGCGCCCGCGGCCCCGGCCGCACCGAAGCAATAA
- the argJ gene encoding bifunctional glutamate N-acetyltransferase/amino-acid acetyltransferase ArgJ gives MSTTVSPLAPTNVPDMPAIAGVRMATAEAGIRYKNRTDVLLALFDPGTTVAGVFTTSKCPSAPVEWCRANLKSGKARALVVNSGNANAFTGKTGRQATKLTADTAAKVIGCKPNEIFLASTGVIGEPLDATKFAPVMQSLTNSVSGAFYHEAAKAIMTTDTFPKVATATAKIGKTKVTICGIAKGAGMIAPDMATMLSFVFTDAAISAPALQGLLKEGVSSTFNAVTIDGDTSTSDTLMMFATGQAKDCPKISRAADPKLKAFKKALHDVLADLAEQVARDGEGARKLVEIVVEGAVSDKSARKIAMSIANSPLVKTAIAGEDANWGRVVMAVGKAGEPADRDKLSIWFAGVRVAHKGARDPSYDEAKVSAEMKKPEIFLKVALGMGKGRDRVLTCDLTKEYVAINGDYRS, from the coding sequence ATGTCCACCACCGTCTCCCCTCTCGCCCCGACCAACGTTCCCGACATGCCGGCGATCGCCGGTGTGCGCATGGCGACCGCCGAGGCCGGCATCCGCTACAAGAACCGCACCGATGTGCTGCTGGCGCTGTTCGATCCCGGCACCACGGTCGCCGGCGTGTTCACGACCTCGAAGTGCCCGTCGGCGCCGGTGGAATGGTGCCGCGCCAATCTCAAGTCAGGGAAAGCCCGCGCGCTGGTGGTCAATTCCGGCAACGCCAATGCCTTCACCGGCAAGACCGGGCGGCAGGCAACGAAGCTGACGGCCGACACCGCGGCGAAAGTGATCGGCTGCAAGCCGAACGAGATCTTCCTCGCCTCGACCGGCGTGATCGGCGAGCCGCTCGACGCCACCAAATTCGCGCCGGTCATGCAGAGCCTGACCAACAGCGTCTCGGGTGCGTTCTATCATGAGGCCGCCAAGGCCATCATGACCACCGACACCTTTCCGAAAGTTGCCACCGCCACCGCGAAGATCGGCAAGACGAAAGTGACAATTTGCGGAATCGCCAAGGGCGCCGGCATGATCGCGCCGGACATGGCGACGATGCTGTCTTTCGTCTTTACCGATGCGGCGATCTCGGCTCCGGCGCTGCAAGGCTTGCTGAAGGAAGGGGTCAGCTCGACCTTCAACGCCGTCACCATCGACGGCGACACCTCGACCTCCGACACGCTGATGATGTTCGCGACCGGTCAGGCGAAAGACTGCCCGAAGATTTCGCGCGCCGCCGACCCGAAGCTCAAGGCCTTCAAGAAAGCCCTGCATGATGTGCTTGCCGATCTCGCCGAGCAAGTAGCACGCGACGGCGAAGGCGCGCGCAAGCTCGTCGAGATCGTGGTCGAGGGTGCGGTGTCCGACAAGTCGGCGCGCAAGATCGCGATGTCGATCGCCAATTCGCCGCTCGTCAAAACCGCGATCGCCGGCGAAGACGCCAACTGGGGCCGCGTCGTGATGGCCGTCGGCAAGGCCGGTGAGCCGGCCGACCGCGACAAGCTTTCGATCTGGTTTGCCGGCGTACGCGTCGCGCACAAGGGCGCGCGCGATCCGTCTTATGACGAGGCGAAGGTCTCGGCCGAGATGAAGAAGCCGGAGATTTTCCTTAAAGTGGCGCTCGGCATGGGCAAGGGCCGCGACCGCGTGCTGACTTGCGATCTCACCAAGGAATACGTCGCCATCAACGGCGACTACCGCTCTTAA
- a CDS encoding (deoxy)nucleoside triphosphate pyrophosphohydrolase: MSVKIVLVAACALIDADGRVLIAQRPPGKPMAGLWEFPGGKVESGERPEVTLIRELKEELDISVKEDCLAPLTFASHAYPDFHLLMPLYVCRRWEGTVTALEGQNLTWVRPNKLRDFDMPPADVPLIAHLMALI, encoded by the coding sequence ATGAGCGTCAAAATCGTCCTTGTCGCCGCCTGCGCCCTTATCGATGCCGACGGCCGCGTGCTCATCGCACAACGGCCGCCCGGCAAACCGATGGCGGGACTATGGGAGTTTCCCGGTGGCAAGGTCGAAAGCGGCGAGCGGCCTGAAGTAACGCTGATCCGCGAACTGAAGGAAGAACTGGATATCTCGGTCAAGGAAGACTGTCTCGCGCCGCTGACTTTCGCGAGCCACGCCTATCCGGACTTTCACCTGCTGATGCCGCTCTATGTCTGCCGGCGTTGGGAGGGAACGGTCACGGCACTCGAGGGGCAGAATCTCACCTGGGTGCGACCGAACAAACTGCGCGACTTCGACATGCCGCCGGCGGATGTGCCGCTGATCGCACATTTGATGGCGCTGATTTAG
- a CDS encoding Flp family type IVb pilin, with amino-acid sequence MRTAQEHRTLLGFIRDENGATAIEYSLIAAGIASAIVAAVSGLGTSVNGVWEKVGNAFN; translated from the coding sequence ATGCGTACGGCACAAGAGCATAGAACATTGCTCGGCTTCATTCGCGACGAGAACGGCGCCACCGCGATCGAATATTCGCTGATCGCCGCCGGTATCGCCAGCGCCATCGTCGCAGCCGTGAGTGGCCTCGGCACGTCCGTGAACGGCGTCTGGGAAAAAGTCGGCAACGCGTTCAACTAG
- a CDS encoding methyltransferase domain-containing protein encodes MSGPTIFDRDLLSRRRARAMALGPATFLLDRVAEELAERLSVVLRSFERAADLDTPTDALRAAFAESGKVKSLERASIISAGDLEVLTDEQAKPFDAAALDLVVSGLALQFVNDLPGALVQVRRALKPDGLLLAAMIGGDTLNELRAAFAQAESEVEGGLSPRVAPFADIRDLGSLMQRAGFALPVIDSDRVTVRYESPIALMRDLRAMGATNILVERRRAPLRRATLRRMMEIYAERFADGDGRLRATFEIVWLSGWTPHESQQKPLKPGSARRRLADALGTQEIPAGEKPGES; translated from the coding sequence ATGTCTGGACCGACGATATTTGATCGGGATTTGTTGAGCCGCCGCCGCGCGCGCGCCATGGCGCTGGGTCCGGCGACCTTCCTGCTCGACCGCGTTGCCGAAGAATTGGCAGAGCGGCTTTCGGTGGTGTTGCGCAGCTTCGAGCGCGCCGCCGACCTCGATACACCGACCGATGCGCTGCGCGCCGCGTTCGCCGAAAGCGGCAAGGTCAAGTCTCTGGAGCGGGCCTCGATCATCAGTGCGGGTGATCTGGAGGTGCTGACGGACGAGCAGGCGAAACCGTTCGACGCGGCTGCGCTCGATCTTGTCGTCTCGGGATTGGCGCTGCAATTCGTCAACGACCTGCCGGGCGCGCTGGTCCAGGTTCGCCGCGCGCTCAAGCCCGACGGTTTGCTGCTCGCCGCGATGATCGGCGGCGACACTCTGAATGAATTGCGCGCCGCATTCGCGCAGGCCGAAAGCGAGGTGGAAGGCGGGCTGTCGCCGCGCGTCGCGCCCTTCGCCGATATCCGCGATCTCGGCTCGCTCATGCAGCGCGCCGGCTTTGCGCTTCCGGTGATCGATTCCGACCGGGTCACCGTTCGCTACGAGTCGCCGATCGCGCTGATGCGCGATCTGCGCGCCATGGGCGCAACCAATATTCTGGTGGAGCGGCGTCGCGCGCCGCTCAGGCGCGCGACGTTGCGGCGAATGATGGAAATTTATGCGGAACGCTTTGCCGACGGCGATGGACGCTTGCGTGCGACATTCGAGATCGTGTGGCTGTCCGGCTGGACGCCACATGAAAGTCAGCAGAAGCCGCTGAAACCGGGTTCGGCACGGCGGCGTCTGGCGGACGCATTGGGAACGCAGGAAATTCCGGCCGGCGAGAAGCCCGGTGAGTCGTAA
- a CDS encoding ComF family protein, with product METETTAAPLLARVGGTFRGLFRFALDAALPQLCPSCREPLGDGAGLCASCWSKLSPIEKPYCARLGIPFVYDPGPGLLSMEAMANPPAYDRARAAVRYDEIARALVLAFKFGDRMDLAPMMGRWMARAGHELLPEADALIPVPLHWRRLWSRRFNQAAALSKAISETSGVPVLFDTLRRVRATPQQIGLSKTQRADNVQGAFRVPWERKATIAGRRVILIDDVLTSGATVDTCARALLKAGAKQVDVLVFARVVAAGRVPI from the coding sequence ATGGAAACTGAAACGACTGCAGCCCCGTTGCTCGCCCGTGTCGGCGGTACATTCCGCGGCCTGTTCCGCTTTGCGCTCGACGCCGCCCTGCCCCAGCTCTGCCCGTCCTGCCGCGAGCCGCTGGGCGATGGCGCCGGGCTTTGTGCCTCGTGCTGGTCGAAACTGTCGCCCATCGAGAAGCCCTATTGCGCGCGGCTCGGCATCCCATTCGTCTACGATCCCGGTCCCGGCCTCCTGTCCATGGAGGCGATGGCCAATCCGCCGGCCTACGACCGCGCCCGCGCCGCCGTGCGCTATGACGAGATCGCCCGGGCGCTGGTGCTGGCGTTCAAATTCGGCGACCGCATGGACCTCGCGCCGATGATGGGGCGCTGGATGGCGCGCGCCGGCCACGAACTGCTGCCCGAGGCCGATGCGCTCATTCCGGTGCCCTTGCACTGGCGCCGATTATGGTCCCGCCGTTTCAACCAGGCGGCCGCGTTGTCGAAGGCCATTTCGGAAACCTCCGGGGTGCCGGTGCTGTTCGACACGCTGCGCCGCGTACGGGCAACGCCGCAGCAGATCGGCCTGTCGAAAACACAGCGTGCCGACAACGTTCAGGGGGCATTCCGGGTGCCGTGGGAGCGCAAGGCCACCATCGCCGGCCGCCGCGTCATCCTAATCGACGACGTGTTGACCTCCGGGGCGACCGTCGATACTTGCGCCCGGGCGTTGCTCAAGGCCGGTGCGAAACAGGTGGATGTGCTTGTTTTCGCACGGGTTGTCGCCGCCGGGCGCGTCCCCATATAA
- the grxC gene encoding glutaredoxin 3: MQPVDIYTTGWCPYCHAAKALLKRKGVAYNEIDASARGVREAMIQRANGRMTVPQIFIGQTHVGGSDDLHALEYAGKLDALLAGEGSAA; this comes from the coding sequence ATGCAACCTGTCGACATCTACACCACCGGCTGGTGCCCCTACTGCCATGCGGCCAAGGCGCTGTTGAAGCGCAAAGGCGTTGCCTATAACGAGATCGACGCCTCGGCGCGCGGCGTGCGCGAGGCCATGATCCAGCGCGCCAATGGACGAATGACCGTGCCTCAGATCTTCATCGGCCAGACCCATGTCGGCGGCAGCGACGACCTGCACGCGCTGGAATATGCCGGCAAGCTCGACGCCCTGCTCGCCGGTGAAGGAAGCGCGGCATGA
- a CDS encoding carbon-nitrogen hydrolase family protein, giving the protein MTSAPSTFKAGLIQMRTGITPAANIETAARLIAEAKAAGADYVQTPEMTNVMDVNRERLFQNIREEDSDPSLAAFRELAKKHGIYVHVGSLAIKLLPDRAANRGFLIDPQGEIVARYDKIHMFDVDLANGESYRESHTYRPGDIAITADLPWGHLGLTICYDLRFPALYRALAEAGATMLAIPSAFTRQTGEAHWNVLMRARAIETGCFVLAAAQGGKHENGRETFGHSIVVDPWGRVLAEGGTEPGVIMAEIEPALVSDARSRVPSLDHGRRFEVAEPLAEPAHLHLVRGKE; this is encoded by the coding sequence ATGACGTCCGCTCCGTCGACATTCAAAGCCGGCCTCATCCAGATGCGCACGGGCATAACGCCCGCGGCCAATATCGAGACCGCAGCGCGGCTCATTGCCGAAGCGAAGGCGGCCGGCGCCGACTACGTGCAGACCCCCGAGATGACGAACGTGATGGACGTCAATCGCGAGCGGCTGTTCCAGAATATCCGCGAGGAAGACAGCGATCCGTCGCTCGCCGCCTTCCGCGAACTGGCGAAGAAACATGGCATCTACGTTCATGTCGGCTCGCTGGCGATCAAGCTGCTGCCGGACCGCGCCGCCAATCGCGGCTTCCTCATCGATCCGCAGGGCGAGATCGTCGCGCGCTACGACAAGATCCACATGTTCGACGTCGATCTGGCCAACGGCGAAAGCTATCGCGAGTCGCACACCTATCGCCCCGGCGATATCGCCATCACCGCCGACCTGCCCTGGGGCCACCTCGGACTGACTATTTGCTACGACCTGCGTTTTCCGGCGCTCTATCGCGCGCTGGCAGAGGCCGGCGCGACGATGCTCGCCATTCCCTCGGCCTTCACCCGGCAGACCGGCGAGGCGCACTGGAATGTGCTGATGCGCGCCCGCGCCATCGAGACCGGCTGCTTCGTGCTGGCGGCGGCGCAGGGCGGCAAACACGAGAACGGCCGCGAGACCTTTGGCCATTCGATCGTTGTCGATCCGTGGGGCCGCGTTCTCGCCGAAGGCGGCACCGAGCCCGGCGTCATCATGGCCGAGATTGAGCCGGCGCTGGTGAGCGACGCGCGTTCGCGCGTGCCGTCGCTCGACCATGGCCGGCGCTTCGAAGTCGCCGAGCCGCTCGCAGAGCCGGCGCACTTGCACTTGGTTCGGGGCAAGGAATGA
- a CDS encoding DUF1178 family protein, whose amino-acid sequence MIKYALACDKGHTFESWFADSAAYDKQAKRGLVTCPVCNSAKVEKAIMAPRLSGTRKRAKTHDIETPAPDKAPVAMMSPIEMELRTKLKELREHITKNADNVGEKFPEEARKMHYGETEHRSIYGVASFDDAKELAEEGIDVHPIPALPDERN is encoded by the coding sequence ATGATCAAGTACGCGCTGGCCTGCGATAAGGGCCACACCTTCGAAAGCTGGTTCGCCGACAGCGCCGCCTATGACAAGCAGGCCAAGCGCGGTCTTGTCACGTGCCCGGTTTGCAACTCGGCCAAGGTCGAGAAAGCGATCATGGCGCCGCGCCTGTCCGGCACGCGCAAGCGCGCCAAGACGCACGATATCGAGACACCAGCGCCGGACAAGGCTCCGGTGGCGATGATGTCGCCGATTGAGATGGAGCTGCGCACAAAACTCAAGGAATTGCGCGAGCACATCACGAAGAATGCCGACAATGTCGGCGAGAAATTCCCGGAAGAAGCCCGCAAGATGCATTACGGCGAGACCGAGCACCGCTCGATCTACGGCGTGGCCTCGTTCGACGACGCCAAGGAACTCGCCGAAGAAGGCATCGACGTGCATCCGATCCCGGCGCTGCCGGACGAGCGAAATTAG
- a CDS encoding DMT family transporter has protein sequence MLWAVFTIIAAAAQTARNAMQRELTVTLGTVGATHVRFLFGFPFALIFLAGVCIVTASGLPTPSLEYWPWIAIGIVGQIVATALMLAAMSDSSFVVTTAYIKTEPVQTAVFGLVLLGDRLTPMLALAIVVATAGVVIVAMKPGAAKANGLRPAVKGIVAGGLFGLSAIGFRGAILSLNIPDQFVLASTFTLAVSLVIQAALLSGYLLLREPAVLRAIFRAWRPSMFAGFMGAFASQFWFLGFSIAAAASVRTLALIEVLFAQGVSKFAFKQKTSLREVIGIAMIIGGVALLIWAH, from the coding sequence ATGCTCTGGGCCGTCTTCACCATCATCGCCGCGGCGGCGCAAACCGCGCGCAATGCCATGCAGCGCGAATTGACCGTGACGCTCGGCACCGTCGGCGCGACGCATGTGCGCTTCCTGTTCGGCTTTCCCTTCGCGCTGATCTTTCTCGCCGGCGTGTGCATCGTCACCGCTAGCGGCCTGCCGACGCCGTCGCTGGAGTACTGGCCCTGGATTGCGATCGGCATTGTCGGCCAGATCGTGGCGACGGCGCTGATGCTGGCGGCGATGAGCGATTCCTCATTCGTCGTCACGACCGCCTACATCAAGACCGAGCCGGTGCAGACCGCGGTGTTCGGCCTCGTTCTGCTCGGCGACAGGCTGACGCCGATGCTGGCGCTGGCCATTGTCGTCGCCACGGCCGGCGTCGTCATCGTGGCGATGAAGCCCGGCGCAGCCAAAGCCAATGGCCTGAGGCCTGCGGTAAAAGGCATCGTCGCCGGCGGCCTGTTCGGCCTGTCGGCCATCGGCTTTCGCGGCGCCATTTTGTCGCTGAACATTCCCGACCAGTTCGTGCTGGCATCGACATTCACGCTGGCGGTCAGCCTCGTCATTCAGGCGGCGCTGCTGTCGGGCTATTTGCTGTTGCGTGAGCCCGCCGTGTTGCGGGCCATTTTCCGGGCCTGGCGGCCGTCGATGTTTGCCGGATTCATGGGCGCCTTCGCCTCGCAGTTCTGGTTCCTCGGCTTCTCGATCGCCGCGGCCGCCAGCGTGCGCACGTTGGCACTGATCGAAGTGCTGTTCGCGCAGGGCGTTTCGAAGTTCGCCTTCAAGCAGAAGACGTCTCTGCGCGAAGTCATCGGTATCGCCATGATCATTGGCGGCGTCGCGCTGCTGATCTGGGCACATTGA
- the ubiG gene encoding bifunctional 2-polyprenyl-6-hydroxyphenol methylase/3-demethylubiquinol 3-O-methyltransferase UbiG, which translates to MVNTKSRGSSIDEAEVERFGRLAARWWDPRGPMAPLHKLNPVRIGYIRDQVAAHFGRDPSKLDCLAGLRILDIGCGAGILSEPLTRLGAGMVGVDPAEENIAVARAHAEDEALEIDYRAETAEVLAEAGERFDVVLAMEVVEHVVDVPEFVATCAGMVKPGGLMIAATLNRTLKSFALAIVGAEYVLRWVPRGTHQWDKFVTPAEFERAIEGAGLDVIAERGVIFNPLADRWQLSSDMDVNYMLVGTKRVSSGADA; encoded by the coding sequence ATGGTGAACACAAAGAGCCGCGGCTCATCGATCGACGAGGCCGAGGTCGAGCGCTTCGGCCGGCTGGCGGCCCGCTGGTGGGACCCGCGCGGCCCGATGGCGCCGCTGCACAAGCTCAATCCGGTGCGGATCGGCTATATCCGCGACCAAGTGGCCGCGCATTTCGGGCGCGATCCATCGAAGCTCGATTGCCTCGCCGGCTTGCGCATTCTCGATATCGGCTGTGGCGCCGGCATTCTGTCCGAGCCTCTGACCCGTCTTGGCGCCGGGATGGTCGGTGTCGACCCGGCCGAGGAGAATATCGCGGTCGCGCGCGCCCATGCCGAGGATGAGGCGCTCGAGATCGACTACCGCGCCGAGACCGCCGAGGTGCTGGCCGAGGCCGGCGAGCGCTTCGACGTGGTGCTGGCGATGGAGGTGGTCGAGCATGTCGTCGATGTGCCGGAATTCGTCGCGACCTGCGCGGGCATGGTGAAGCCGGGCGGGCTGATGATCGCGGCGACGCTCAACCGCACGCTCAAGAGTTTCGCGCTGGCCATTGTCGGCGCCGAATACGTGCTGCGCTGGGTGCCGCGCGGCACGCACCAGTGGGACAAATTCGTCACGCCGGCCGAGTTCGAGCGCGCCATCGAAGGCGCCGGTCTCGATGTCATTGCCGAGCGTGGTGTGATCTTCAACCCGCTCGCCGATCGCTGGCAGTTGTCGTCCGACATGGACGTCAATTACATGCTGGTGGGCACGAAGCGGGTTTCGTCAGGAGCGGATGCATGA